CCGACGGCGGCCACCACCGAATACCGCGACGGCGGCTGGAGCTATGAAGCACTGCAGGAAAGCGCCGGCTCGCTCTTTGGCGCGGAGGCGCTGCAGAGCTTCGGCGAGGAATTCCTGCCGCTTCCCGAGGAACTCCGGCCAGAGCCGGTGGCTGTACCTTCACAGGCGCGCTGATCATGGCCGACCATTATGAACTGGGCATCGACGCATCGGCGTTGGATGCGATCGACATGCACGTCCACCTCGAAGTGGACAGCTGCGGGCACGGCTCGCTCCCGGACGCGCTGACGGAAGCCTCGGCGAAGTACTTCAAGTCCGAGGACCGCACCCCGTCCCTGGACAGGATCGCCGAGGTGTACCGGGAACTGAACATGGCCGCCGTCGTCTTTACTGTCGATGCCCGCACGCAGCTCAAGCACGAGCCCAACAGCATCCCGGAACTGATCGAGGGCGCTGCCCGGAACAATGATGTGCTGATTCCGTTCGGCAGTGTTGACCCGCGGACGGGGGAGGACGCGATCGCCGGGGCAAAGCATCAGGCTGTTGAGCTCGGCGCCCGGGGTTTCAAGTTCCACCCCTCGCTGCAGGGCTTCGACCCGTCCAACGAGCAGTTCTACCCGCTCTGGGAAACGCTCCAGGAACTCGGGCTGCCGTGTATTTTCCACACGGGCCAGAACGGTATGGGCGCCGGGCTTCCCGGCGGGTACGGCATCAAGCTGGCGTACTCGAACCCGCTCCTGCTCGACGCCGTGGCGGCTGATTTCCCGGGGCTGCAGATCATCATGGCCCACCCGTCAGTGCCGTGGCAGGACGAAGCGAACTCCATCGCGACCCACAAATCCAACGTATTCATCGACCTGTCAGGCTGGTCGCCCAAGTACTTCCCGGAATCGCTGGTTCGGCTGTCCAACTCCGTGCTGCAGGACAAGGTGTTGTTCGGCACCGACTTCCCGCTGATTACGCCGCAGAAGTGGTTGGGTGCGTTCGCGGACCTGCCGCTGAAGGACGAGGTTCGGCCGAAGATCCTCAAGGACAACGCCGTCCGGCTGCTGGGACTGGGCGGTTGAGATGAGTACGACTGCGACACCGGGGACGGGCAC
This genomic interval from Paenarthrobacter aurescens TC1 contains the following:
- a CDS encoding amidohydrolase family protein (identified by match to protein family HMM PF04909), with translation MADHYELGIDASALDAIDMHVHLEVDSCGHGSLPDALTEASAKYFKSEDRTPSLDRIAEVYRELNMAAVVFTVDARTQLKHEPNSIPELIEGAARNNDVLIPFGSVDPRTGEDAIAGAKHQAVELGARGFKFHPSLQGFDPSNEQFYPLWETLQELGLPCIFHTGQNGMGAGLPGGYGIKLAYSNPLLLDAVAADFPGLQIIMAHPSVPWQDEANSIATHKSNVFIDLSGWSPKYFPESLVRLSNSVLQDKVLFGTDFPLITPQKWLGAFADLPLKDEVRPKILKDNAVRLLGLGG